The Vitis vinifera cultivar Pinot Noir 40024 chromosome 7, ASM3070453v1 genomic interval CCTTTAAATAGCATCTCTTTTGTCAAAGGGTAATTAAGTATAGTCTATGTACTCAATGTATATTTTTTGGCAGCTCCATTTGGTGTAAAGCCAAGAGAATTTGGGGTGTGGTGTCTCCATGCACTCTCTAAGGCTTGGATGCAGAGTGTGTTAAAAACTTCAATGAAAAATCtgcttcaagtgagttgaaggacccaataaggaaagaaatgaCATCAGGCACCCTGGATTGATCCAGTTCTAATAGATGTTAACTTTGTGGATTGATCCTAGCAATGTTGGATTGGTCCAAGAGCTTGCTTCTGGTCTACTTTGActgaaatttatttctaattcaaGATTAAATTAAGAAATCTTCTAGAACACATttgattttccaaaaataaaaagtaaggtCTGTAAGTCACCCATCTTAAGGTTACTCTGAATGGtagttgttgatttttcaatGTGTAAAGTAAGGTCCATAAGTCACCCATCTTAAggttactctgaatgatagttGCTGATTTTTCAATGTGTAAACTCAAACAAGCTTTCTGAATTTTGAGAGGCTCAGACTGGATGGACCTGTGATTTCATGGAGACCTAAATGAACACATTTTACAGACTCTTGATAAGGAATTTTCTGGTACTCTTTGGTACAAAATCCTAGCAAATGTATTTTAGAAgaatttactttatttttgagCTAGACAtgtcttcatatttttatttcaaagttaaattgattcatttttcatcttttatcctaagaaaagagaagaaaagggtGAGAGGTATCATTGAATTTGCATGCAGGCATGTGGTGACTTCATGGAAAAAATGCTGAAGGTTAGGTCCATTACCAGTCCACCCTCCCAAAACCTGGAAAAATGGGATCATAGTGATACAAAAAATTGGTGAATCTAGCTTGGTTATTAGGTAAGGTAGGGCTATCCCTGCCcaattcaattaaatttcaatttttgtagtaAAAGGCAAATTCATATAATCCAAAAATATATAGGCTAATTCCCATGTTATAGCAAGTTcttgtttaatattttactCATCCCCAAgccctttattattattattattattattattgataaacaACAAGAGCAAGTTCTTGTTTAAAATTTGTGTTTTCCCTCCATGTGAGGCCTCTTTTCTTTGTTAGCTGGTTTCAAGCtgataattatcattattaagaGAAGTTTTCAAGTACTTGAATATTCCTTCTTTTATATGCCTGCACAGTATACATATGATTCACATATCCTACTAATATCCTATCATTTCTGTACTTCAGGTGGACCATTTGTTCAAGCATCGGATCAACAGCAGTGTAGTACATGCTTCTGATTATCTAAAGCAATTTCCATCACCTATTATATCCATTATTGCGAAGTTCATCTCTTTTGTCTTTGGGGGTTTTGCTGCTGTTTTGATTTTCATTgcatttttggaggaatctCTGCTAGAAGGCCATGTAATGTATTTTCATTAAGATTGTGTATATTAAGCCACATGCATAATATGTTAATTAACATATAAGGtaattattctttttccttatttctAATGGTAAAATGCAGATATTTGGTCGCAACTTGTTTTGGTATGCTGCTGTTTTTGGAACTATAACAGCTATTAGCCGGGCTGCTGTAACAGATGAGCTTCTGGTCCTTGATCCAGAAGGGGCAATGTCTTTGGTGGTCCAACATACACACTATTTGCCAAAAAGATGGCGTGGAACAGAGAATTCTGAGTTGGTCAGAATGGAATTTGAAACCTTATTTCAGGTAATCCTGTTGGCATAGATTCTTACTGTTCTCTCTCTTTTGGTGGAGGGGGGTTGGTGTTGATTTTACCTCATGCTTTTACCAAACTGGGATTGCCATGAGTAGCCTAGTGGGAAAACCTGGATCTTTCCCCTTCTGTGGTTGGTGCCCCTGTTGATCTCGAAGTTGTCCAGAGAAGTAGCATTCTTCAACATCTGCAAAGCAATTAGATTTGTGTTTTTTAAACTGACATTGTTGAGAAAATTGGTAAATTTTGATTGAGCTTCCACAGTTCTTATCCTTTTTCATGTATTTAGTAATAGGGGTTCACAGTACCGaacattcattttctttttggtaatTACCTTAGATCCCAGTCTAATTAGtgattatgtatttttatttgtgTTAGAATTTGTTACTGATTAGTCTTATTTTTCGCAGAAGTTTAGTTCTAGAATTGGGATTTCCTAGAATtgctaaaaatgttaaaatgtatttttggtTATGTATGCAAATTGGTGAACCGTACTCTTAGTAACTGCTGCCTTGTTTTGTCCTCGTTGATCCATGAGCCCACTACTTCTGGAGATGGTTTTGTCCTACCTAGGGCGCTGTGGTTAGTCAGGATTTGTATTTTGATGAGCTGTCTTTCATGAAATCAGGAATTATGTTTTGGATAATTCGGCCAAAATCAGGACCAGTTTTTCCCCCTTCCCTTTTTCTGTCTTTATTTCTTTCCACTCTATACCTTATAAATATCGTTCAATCACTTCTTGTGCTTATGGTTTTTTGAATTTTCGTGATGCAGTATACTGGAATGATGTTACTGGAGGAGATTGCATCAATTTTTCTTACTCCTTGCTTGCTCTTATTTGTTGTTCCAAAGGTGGTTATTCAGCATATTTTGATAGACTAATTATCTGATATCTTTTTCTGCGCTGTACTTTCTATTTCTGTTCTGAACTGATAAACCCTGTGTTAATTTTGCAGCGGGTGGATGACATTTTGCAGTTCATTGAAGATTTCACAGTTCATGTTGAAGGTGTTGGTCATGTTTGCAGGTTTTCGTTTTCTTCCatctcttctatttttatttttaaattctctgTATTGGCATAATTAAGTGGATAATTTTCTTCTGCAAACATGATTTGGTTTCATTCTGTTTTCACATTGAAAAAGatcaaaaatttaattatgcCAATTTCTCTCATGGCAGTTTTAGCGTCTTTGATTTCCAAAACCATGGAAATAGCAATTATGGTTCACCACATAATTCATCTCGATCTCAGAGGAGTTCTCAGGGTAAAATGGAGAAATCATTCTTGAGGTATGATTTAGAAATTGCATTCTATAAAAGCATTGTTCTCATAGTGGTTATAGATGCTTCTAATTCTTCTTGTATTTTTCTAGGTTGCTTCTACATCTGAGCTATTTGTTAGATACAAATGGTTTCCATGGAAATCTGAACTGTATATCTCTTGCACTGCTTCTCACATTGGATCTTCTTATTTCACATGCAGCTTTCAAAGCAGTTACCCTTCATGGGAACCTGATGCCCAGGGAAAGCAGTTCCTGTCAACACTTAGAACTTTTAGGGAAGAAAAGTTGCAAGGCCATGGGACTAGACCTGCATTTTCACCTCCTAGAATCTGGCGAGGGAGCCCAAATTTGAGAGGCCAAATTGACAGAAATGGTTTATTCTTGAGAGAAATGCTGCAGAATAGTCCTAGAATTGGATATCAGTCAGGTTCTCTCTGGCTGATAGACGCAGATCAGAAGAGTCATCCATATCTTCTTGATTGGTATTATACCTCCAGACCTCACGCAGAAAATGGTAACTCAAATGATATTCCTAGAGTACCTTATGAAGTGGCTGAAGAACATCCTAAAGATTTTTGGATGCCTTCCAACTTCAATCAAAGGGAAGTGAGATATGATGGAGAGTTTTGGCACCGCCAATTTGATGATCGGTCACAAAGTCATCTGGAAGCTTCTACCTCAGGACCTTTCTTCCGGGAAAGTGTATTGCAGCATCATGACTCGGGTCATGTGTCCCACCCTACCAAGAGCCGTTGGTGGGCCAGAAGTGGGCCACGTGGTGTAGACCCCCAGGCAAGTTTTCTTGAGCCTCCTGATTTCAACCAGCACACCCCATACAACCATCATGATAATTTATCAGATAAAAGTCTCGAGGAGGGGCAAGGGCAAGACTTAGACTGGAGGAAGTTTCACAAATCACTGGACCATGAACAACTCTTGGAATGGAGGAAGTCTCACAAGTCACCAGACCATGAACAACAACAATTGGACTGGAGGGAACCTCACAAGTCACTGGATCATGAACAACACTTTGACTGGAGGGACTCTCACAATTCGCTGGGCCAAGAACAACAAGTAGACCGGAGGAATTCTCACAAGACATTGGATGAAGATCACCATGGAGACCAGTATAGTTCTCACAAGTCACCGGATGAGGAATTGTTTGACTGGAGGAACCCCAACAAGCTATTATCCCGTACCACTTTCATGGACTTTGATGTAGGAGATTATACACTTCATTTTGACGATATTTATAGAAGGCCCCCTGATGATGCAATGGATGAGAATTCAGAACCCTGGAGCTCTTGATTCATCCAATTTCATTCAAGTCAGTTTCCTTCTAGTCTGTTCCCAGGTTATTGCATTCAGATATTTAGAATGTGAATGGGTTTCCAAGATTCTGATCTATGTTATGGTTACAGGAAACACTGTATTCTTTGGTGTACATAATTCATTATGAGGTTAGATTTGGAACAGGCCTCAGCTCAATTTGGAAGGTGGCCAACAGTCCAAAAAGTCACCTTCAGGCATTCAGTATCTGTTGACATTGACTATGTTTATTCCAATTCACATagtattaatttgtttttaccATCGAGTATCAATGTCTTTGGGTTTGATTTACGTATCCATGCTTGAGTTCAATGGAGATCGGAGCTTATGCTCAAGTCTGTTATATGGTAAACAAGAGTGGGGGCTGTACTCCCTACTTCATTTAACATGTCTTTCAGCCATAATCTCTCCTTCACAGCCTGCAATCCCTGCTTCAATGGTTTGAGAGAGCAACAATCAATTGAAGGTGGTTGGCTTTCCAGCTAATTACTTGGCCCTAagcaataaaaacaaaaccagTCAATGACCTTCTCTTTCGTATCGAGGTCACCTATGAAGCCAGGATCAACATAACCTTCAATTACTCCAcctgaaaaattgaaaatgtatcATTTCCATATGCTAAAAGCCTAAAACCAAGTGAAGTTGTAGTTCCCTTGAGGTATCTGACCATACATTTCACCGAATCCCATGGATATTCCCTAAATTACTCGTATATATGCTCACCAAGCTCACTGAGTATGCTATGTCAGGTCTTGTACAGGCCATGGTATACATAAGACTCCCCGCTGCATTTTGAGAATGGGCACTGCAGCCATAAAACTTTTGTCTTCATCTGGTTGAGGCGAGTTGCAAGTGATGCACTGCTGGCTTAAGGGGAGCTTCCATAGGAGTCTGAACAACTTTACAATCCCTCATTCCAAAAGTTTCCAGTATTGTCATTGTGCAATCCCTCTGAGAAAGAAACAATTTCCTTCTAAGTCCTTTTTTCTTAATCTCTGGTTCTTAGGATTTTCTTAGCCGGACTAAGGTTCTTACTCTCGTTGATTTTCTCAATGTCCTTGTTGATCAAGAgcacatcatcaacatataacagTAGGTAGGAGAAAATACATGCAACTATCATATCTTTTATACCATTGTCTTGGCACCTGCTTCAGACCATACAATGATTTCTTATCAATAAACACACATGATCTTCAAGTCCTTTGATCAGAAAACTCTGCGACTTTTCCATTAGAACTATCTTCTCCTCAAGATCGTCATGCAAGAACACAGTCTTAATATCCATATGTTCTAATTCCAGGTCATATTGTGCTACCATACACTATGAACATACATGCTATTTTACCATCACTTTAGTGAACATAGCCAGCTGAACCATACACAATTAAGTTTTCTTGTGTTACTTTTGGATTATAGTTGAAGGGCACCTGTTAATTGGGTGACATGGTTGAATACTTGTGGGGTGTAACATGGAAAAAACTACGCTAAAGGAGGTAAGAACTTGCAgagaaattttctttcattatcaATAAGCAACGGGGATACAAGTAGCTTTTCTCTCTAAACAATACACCCATGACCTGCCTTTACTTCATGAATGGACCAAAGTTACTACCCAAAAGAGCAAGCCAAAATGGGCTTAAAAGAACCTTAACCTCTATGAGCGGACTAAGGGCCTAGCCCAATAACATCCacgagaaaagggaaaaattaatatcattataAAGAACATAAAACAATATTACACTCTCAGAGCTCTCTAATCCCAAAAACTCTATTTTTCACTTGGTAAAATAAATCCTCTTTGATTACAACCATTTCCATGTCTACTTCCCCTTTCATAATGGACTTGACCATAATAGAAAGCCATACTAGACTAAGGCTATTTTTTAGGGTAAACAAATGTAGATAGGAAAACAAATTGGGATGGACTGGGCCATGAAGCTTGGATCAGGCCTAGGTCGACATTGAGCCCAACATAAAAGCCGAATCAAAACGACACCGTTCTCCCAACCTCTCCCAAGTCTCACCGAAACAGAGGAGCCAGTGAGACAAAGGGTTTCTCAAGGGTTTTGGCCACTCAGGGAATCCGCCATGAGACGAGCTTCGTCGAAGCTTGTATCACACCTCTCCTATTACAGAAACCTTACTCCTCTTCTTTCCAGAAATTACATCCCGGAACTCTCTCCCTCTATATCCGCCAATGATCACGTTTCATCATTATCATCGTCGTCATCCAACCATATCAGACCCTGCAAAAAAGCCAGTGGTTTGCTACTCTCAAAGGCCAAATCCGACCCATTTCAGACAAACTCATCTCGAAATCTCAATACCCAGAGTGAAACTCCCCCGCAAATCTCCTCAAGACagagaaaaatcaaagaaagatCGCAGCTTGAGGAGACTTTTGAGTCTGCAACCTCAACTGAGTCAATGCtaaaagcatttcaagaaaTGGAGTCATCTTTTGATGAGAAAGAGCTTGGGTTGGCTTCCTTGAAACTTGGCCTCAAAATGGACCAGGAAGGTGAGGACCCTGAAAAGACTCTGGCATTTGCTAATAGAGCTTTAAAGGCTTTAGATAAAAATGACAAACCTTCTTTACTTGTTGCCATGGCTTTACAATTAATGGGTTCTGCTAATTATAGCTTAAAAAGGTTTAATGACAGTTTGGGGTACCTTAATAGAGCC includes:
- the LOC100258418 gene encoding autophagy-related protein 9, translating into MMFRGQKGANALSIFKWKWHGESSLTTGLLNDVPPEIELSDYRRIPSPGSDSPSGLLNGESRNVEPITDLDLFFERLYNYYCEKGLWCIIIKWIVELLSLGFTICFSAFFLLFVDWNGLHNAKCGMDAVESGIKPCDLSKEALHQHPLTPFTLSKAIIVGYLGLFSVYWIFCFLRFFAQLKETLGIRHFYYNSLHVTDNEIQTIPWASILEKVVQSQSSQQLCVVKDLSAHDVVMRLMRKENYLIGMLNKGVLAFPISRWVPGAGPTVKFGSNGVQHHLILTKTLEWTLNWCILQSMFDRNFCVRRDFVSNPKTLKKRLMVVGIVMLLLSPFLVIFILVFRFLRHAEQFYNHPTTASSRRWSNLSKWIFREFNEVDHLFKHRINSSVVHASDYLKQFPSPIISIIAKFISFVFGGFAAVLIFIAFLEESLLEGHIFGRNLFWYAAVFGTITAISRAAVTDELLVLDPEGAMSLVVQHTHYLPKRWRGTENSELVRMEFETLFQYTGMMLLEEIASIFLTPCLLLFVVPKRVDDILQFIEDFTVHVEGVGHVCSFSVFDFQNHGNSNYGSPHNSSRSQRSSQGKMEKSFLSFQSSYPSWEPDAQGKQFLSTLRTFREEKLQGHGTRPAFSPPRIWRGSPNLRGQIDRNGLFLREMLQNSPRIGYQSGSLWLIDADQKSHPYLLDWYYTSRPHAENGNSNDIPRVPYEVAEEHPKDFWMPSNFNQREVRYDGEFWHRQFDDRSQSHLEASTSGPFFRESVLQHHDSGHVSHPTKSRWWARSGPRGVDPQASFLEPPDFNQHTPYNHHDNLSDKSLEEGQGQDLDWRKFHKSLDHEQLLEWRKSHKSPDHEQQQLDWREPHKSLDHEQHFDWRDSHNSLGQEQQVDRRNSHKTLDEDHHGDQYSSHKSPDEELFDWRNPNKLLSRTTFMDFDVGDYTLHFDDIYRRPPDDAMDENSEPWSS